Sequence from the Chitinophagales bacterium genome:
TTGTCTGAAGTATGAAAGGAACCTACCTGCTCGTCAATTTCTTAGCGGTATCAGTCCCCTTTGTTTTTTCGTTTCACCCAAAAATAAAATTCAACAGGAACTTCAGCGCTTTTTTTAAAGCTAACCTGATTGCTGCTGCATTGTTCCTGGTATGGGATGTCATTTTTACGGCCAAGGGGGTATGGAGCTTTAACCCAGATTATACACTTGGCATTGAGATATATAATCTGCCAATAGAAGAAATACTGTTTTTTCTGTGTATTCCCTTCGCCTGCACCTTTTCCTATCATTGCGCCGGTATATTTTGGAAGATAAAATGGCGCAATTCCACCGAAAATATTTTTGTGCTGCTGTTATCGGCATTGCTGCTTGTGGCGGGTATAGTTTTCCGGGAGAAAGCTTATACATCGGTCACCTGCCTTGTTACAGCTGCCTTGCTACTATCGTTGAAATATTATTTCAAAGCGGATTGGCTTGCACAGTTTTTTTTGGTTTACCTGTTTTTATTGATTCCATTTTTTGTTGTGAATGGAATACTCACCGGCACCGGTCTCGAAGAGCCGGTTGTATTGTACAATAATTCGGAAAACCTTGGCATTCGCCTGCTGACCATTCCCGTTGAAGACACGTTCTATGGAATGGCGTTGATTATGCTCAATGTTTTTCTGTTTGAGCGTTTCAGGAAAAATTAGCATGAAAGGGTGCTTCGCTCCCTGTGTTTATTCTTTATAAAAGCCGGTTGATCATCAGCGTTATTGCATGCTGTAATGGCGATACATCAGGGATAAATTCTCAGCCTGCCTGTTAAAAGTGAACCACACATTCCATTCCGAAGATCTGAAAATGAATATTGTTATTATCGGAATGATGCTAATCGTTTTGCTTAGGGTCATAATGAGAGCATAGTCGCAGGATGCTGCACGATTAGCGCAGAACCTTCCGTTCCGTTCATCCGGATTGTAAATGTATCTTCGCCACCGAAAATTCTGCGCTTGCATCCTTTAGTCAAGAAACTGGCACAGCAAACTGCCATCTATGGGCTTTCGAGCATCCTGGCCCGCTTTCTTAATTATGCATTGGTACCCATACAGACAAGGGTTTTTCATCCTGATCAGTTTGGCGTGGTTACTCAATTTTTCGCTTATACAGGGTTTCTCAATATCATCTTCACCTATGGCATGGAAACGGCTTTTTTCCGTTTTGCCAACCACAAAGATGATCAGAAGCAGGTGTATGACACAGGACTTGCCGCCATGATATTTTCCTCCTGCCTGTTTGCTGCCATCATCATCATATTCCGTTTTCCAATTGCCGGCATGATGCAGTTCAGCGGACATACCGAATATGTGACGATGTTGGCGCTGATACTTGCACTGGATGCGCTTGTCACCATTCCTTTCGCGCGGCTGCGGCAGGAGAACCGGCCTTTGAAGTTTGCCACATTCAAGATCATCAGCATCGGCATCAATGTGTTGCTGAACATTTTCTTTCTCCTTGTTTGTCCGTGGATACTGCGCAATTCATCCTGGGCAGCATGGCATCCGTTCATCAACATGGTTTATCATCCCGGCATTGGTGTAGGATACATCTTTATTGCTAACCTCGTGGCAAGCGGTGTAACGGTGCTGATTATGGGACAGTATTTTTTCATTCGTCACTGGCACTTTCAAACAAAGCTGCTGAAGGAGATGCTGCGCTACACATGGCCGCTTATTATTGTGGGTTTGGCCGGTATGGGTAATGAACTGCTGAGCCGCGTGCTGCTCACACGGCGGTGGAATGGAAGCTATGACGAAGCCATCCATGCATTGGGTGTATTTGGCGCCTGTTATAAGATGTCGCTGCTCATGACATTGTTTGTACAGGCTTATCGTATGGCGGCGGAGCCTTTCTTCTTCGGCGAATCGAAAAAGCTGAATCCGCAGCTTACCTATGCCCGAACGATGAACTATTTCGTGATTTTCTGCGGCTTCATCTTTTTACTCGTTGTACTTTTTATGGATGTGCTTAAAAAGATCTTCATGGGCGCGGAATATTTTGAAGGTATCCGCGTGGTGCCTGTGCTGTTGCTGGCCAGCTTTTTCCTCGGTGTTTATTATAATCTCACCATCTGGTACAAGCTCACAAATAAAAATTTCGCCGGTTCACTCATAGCCATTGGCGGGTTGCTGATCACACTCCTTCTTAACTGGTGGTGGATTCCGCGTTACGGGTATTATGGGTCGTCCTGGGTAACGTTTATCTGTTATGGCGGCATGATGGTGGTCTCCTATTTTCTCGGGCAGAAATATTACCCGGTTCCCTATGATGTGATGCGGTTTTTCGTTTATGTGGGAATGGCTGTCGCCTTTTATTTTCTCCACCTGCAGCTTGTACCGTTGCTGCCTGCTTCACTTGCCATGCTCAGCTACCTGCTTGCCTTTCTTATCCTGGGCGCTTACATCGGGTTGGCCTACCTTTTTGAAACGGGTCGGTGGAAGGTGTTTAAAGCCATTCAATAAACAAGTGTGCTGCCATGAGTGCATTTTCCATCCAGTATAGAAAATGCCTTGTTTACTCAATTTTTCCTGCCATGGAAACAAGGGAATCATCATCCGGCCAAGCAAATTCCCATTTCTGAAAAGGATGGTTAACTTTGCCGCCCCATGAAAGTAAAGGTCATCAATCATTCGCCCCATGCGCTGCCTGCCTATGAGACGGCGGGTTCCGCCGGACTTGACCTGCGGGCATGGCTGCAGGAACCCGTTGAGCTGAAGCCGCTGGAGCGCAAGTTGATTCCAACCGGTTTATTCATAGAACTTCCTTCCGGCCATGAGGCGCAAATCAGACCCAGGAGCGGACTGGCGGCAAAAAAGGGATTGACTTTATTAAATACGCCGGGCACCATCGATTCCGACTACCGTGGCGAAATCAAGGTCATCATGGTTAATGTTTCTGATGCCACGCAAATAATTGAAAACGGTGAACGGATCGCGCAGATGATCATCGCACGGTATGAACGGATAGAATGGCAGCTTACTACAGAACTGGAGGCCACTGACCGTGGCGCGGGAGGATTCGGGCATACTGGCATAAAATAATCTGATGTGGCAGCCTGTGGCTGTTCAGAAAATCATAGCAGTTGTTTTTATAACCAAGCAATACAGTAGTGAACCATGAGAGTAATTGTTCCAATGGCCGGAATGGGTAAAAGGATGCGGCCACATACACTTACCACCCCGAAGCCACTGATTCCGGTAGCGGGTAAACCGATTGTTCAGCGGCTCGTTGAATATCTGGGCGAAATGTGTGAAGACAAAATTGAACACATTGCTTTTGTGGTTGGAGATTTTGGCAAAGAGGCAGAGAAAGGATTGTGCAAAATTGCCGATGACCTCGGCGCCAAATGTTCCATCCATCACCAGGCAGAACCTTTGGGCACCGCTCATGCTATCCTATGCGCCAAAGAACACCTGAAGGAGCATGTCATCATTGCATTCGCCGACACCTTATTCTATGCTGATTTTAAAGTGGATGAAGATGCCGATGGCGTCATCTGGGTGCAAAAGGTGGAAAATCCGCAGCAATTTGGAGTGGTGAAGCTCGCCCCGGAAGGCCACATCTCCGAATTTATTGAGAAATCGCCGGTCATCGTCTCCAATCTTGCAATTATCGGGATATACTATTTCCGCGATGGTGAAAACCTGAAGCATGAGTTACAATATCTGCTCGATCATGATATTAAAGAGAAAGGCGAATACCAGCTTACTACTGCGATGGAGCACATGAAGAACAAGGGACTCAAATTGTTTCCCGGCGAAGTGGCTCAATGGCTTGATTGCGGCAACAAAGATGCCACCGTGGATACCAACAAGCAGGTGCTGGAACATGAAAAAAACAAACGGCTTATTGATAAATCAGCATTGATAGAAAACTCCACAATCATTCCTCCAACTTATATAGGCGCCGATGTAGTGATAAAAAATTCGGTGATTGGTCCGCATGTATCCATCGGACAAAAAACGGTCGTGGAAAATGCAGTCATCAGGAACTCAGTCATTCAGTCTCATTCCCGTATAAAAAACCGGATCCTGCAAAATTCCATGGTGGGCAATCATGTTTCACTCAATGGCAGGATAGATGAACTGAGTGTTGGCGATTATTCAACGGATAACTGAACTTTTCCCTGCATTTTATTCCGGTCTTTTCCCTGTTTTCACCAAGATCTTATTATTGCAGCAATACCTGTTTGCCGCATTTATAAATAGTGAAGCGCTATTGATTGAGGACTGTTTGTACCGGGAATACCCGGCTTGCTTAAATTGCCGGTTTGTCAGGACTGCAGATTGACATGCGAGTCATTTTTTGTGTGTAGGTTTGAACCTTCATTTTGCAAAGCATAACTAAAACAGATTTTTGCCGTTACTGATACTAAGTAGTAATACAATGGTATTCTTCAATTGAAAAATCCGGTGTGAACCGATAGCAAGCCGCCCTGTTTATTACCCGTATAAAAAGAAAGAATGAAACTTGGAAATGCGATTAAGTTACTGCTGCTGATTGCCGGATTACAATTCCTGCATGCCTGTTCTGCGCCCAAAGAGGGAACTGCAACAGCTCCTAAGGATGGAGCTCCTGATGCAAAAGCCACAGTTGATGAGGCGCGTTTGCGTGAAGCCGAAGCGAAGCTGATAGAAGCCAAAAAGATGGAACTGCTTGGTGATGAGCAGGCCGCCATGGGATTGTATAAAGAATGTATCCGTCTTGATCCCGGCAATGATGCTGCTTTTTATGATGCAGCTACCATTCTTTTCAGACAGAAGCAATACCAGGAAGCACTGGCTTATGTTGCGCAGGCCGTGAAGCTGCAGCCTGAAAACAGCTGGTACCTCGACCTCTATGGCACCTTGCTGGGTGGTATTGGCAATTACAAGGAAGCCGTGAAAGTCTATCAGCAAATGGTGCAGCTTGATCAGGATAACACGGATGCCTGGTTCAACTGGGCTTTTTTCCTCGATCAGAACCGGCAGACGGAAGAAGCCATCAATGTATTCAATAAGATTGAAGCACGCTTTGGTGTGAATGAAGATATTTCCCTGGAGAAGGAAAAAATGTGGCTTAAGCTGGGCAAGGTGGATAAGGCAGCGGATGAACTGAACAATCTGATTGCCGCCTTTCCTGATGAACCCAGGTATTATGCCATGTTGGTGGATCTCTATATGGCTAACAAGATGGAGGATAAAGCCTTTGTGGTGCTTCAGCAAATGATCAGCATTGATCCGGATAATCCGAGGGCCAACCTGGTGATGGCGGATTATTACCGGAAAAAAGGAGAGCAGCAAAAGTCATTTGACGCGCTGGAACGCGCTTTCGCCAATCCGGAACTACAGGCTGACGTGAAAATTTCCATGCTGGCAACATTCCTGCCGCTGATGCAAACAGACACTGCTGCGAAATCCGAAGCACTTGTGCTGGGCAAACTGCTGGTGAGTGTCCATCCCGGCGATCCGATGGCGCATGCATTATTGGGCGACATTCTCTATCAGCACGACCAGGTTGATGAGGCGCTTGATGAATACAAGCAATCATTAGAGATTGATAACAGCCGCTTCATGGTATGGCAACAGGTGATGCTTCTCTATGACCGCGAACAGAACAGGGATTCATTGCTGGCGGTGAGTAACCGGGCTGTTGAGCTCTTTCCTGATCAGGGCATGGCATATTATTTTAACGGATATGCGAATATGCAGTTGAAAAAATACAGCGATGCTATTGCATCACTGGGAAAAGCCGCCGCCATGGGTTCTGAAGACAAACAGTTTATTGCACAACTGTATTCTTTCATGGGTGATGCCTACTTCAGCCTGCAAAATGCTACTGCTTCGGATAGTTGCTATGAACTGGCCCTGGTTTTTGATCCGCAGAATGCTTATGTACTCAACAACTACAGTTATTATCTCTCTCTGCGGGGCATGAAGCTGGATGAAGCAAAAAAAATGGCGGAGCGCGCAAACAACCTCGCTCCGAATACGGCGGCATACGAAGACACCTATGGATGGGTGCTGTATAAACTCGGCGAATATGCCTCAGCAAAGGAATGGATAGAGAAATCGCTGAAGAACGGATCCGCTGATGATGGCACCGTGCTGGAACACTATGGTGATGTGCTTTTCAAACTCGGCGATGTGGATGGTGCCGTGCAATACTGGATGAAGGCGAAAGAGAAGCACGTGGAATCGGAAACAATTGACAGAAAGATTGCCGGCAGAAAAATGTATGATTAAAATTATTCCAGCAGCAATTTCCTGCCTCCTGCTGTTTGCCGGCTGCGAAACAACATCAAAGATCACCACAGCGCCGGTTGCTGCAACGGCAAAAAACAGTGCATCCAAAGCCTTGCTGGACAGTGTGCGGATGCACGCGTTTTATTTTGATTGGTTTACCGGAAAGGCAAAGGTTGAGGTGCTGCAGGGAACCGACAAAACAGAGTTTACAGCCAGCCTGAGAATGCGGCAAGACAGTGCCATCTGGGTTTCCATCTCTCCTGCGCTTGGCATTGAAGCAGCACGTGTGTTAATGACGAAGGATTCGGTGCACATAATAGACCGTATCAACAATGAACAGTACAGTACGGACTATCATATTTTCAATCAGTACACCTCTTTGCCCGTCACTTTCTCGTTGATACAGGACCTGATTACAGGTGCTCCCCTGATAATCGGTGAACAGGAATTTGTTGTGGCAGAAAACGATTCGGCTTACATTCTTCAATGGCAAAATGCAATGCAATCGAACCGCATTGCGGTGGACCGGAATTTTCGCCCTGTTGAGCAACATATCACCGACAGTACAATGGCCGGTGTAAACATCACACAACGGCAGTATGATATACCATACACTTCACCATTTTCGTTGTGGAGAAAAATTGAAATGATCCGGCCCCGGCAGATGGAGATCATCCTTACCTTTAGCAAAATTAGAATCAACGAACCTGTTAAGCTGCCTTTTAACGGGAAAGATTAACATCCATCAAGTATTATGGTCACTACCGGTTATGATGAAGGGACAAGCGCGCGCCGGCAATTGCATGCCTTATCCTCTGTAACAGTTGGCTTCCGTTTTTTATGCTTTGCCAGGATTTCGCTGGTGTTTTTGTTGCTGTTTACAACAATAACAGCAACCACTGCGCAAACAAATAAAGACGACCTCGAAAAGAAGAAGGAACAATTGCTGAAGGAGATTGAAACAATGCAGCAGCAGCTGGATCAGACAAAAAAATCGAAGAATGCCAACCTCAGCCAGCTTGCAGCATTAAAAAAACAGATTAAGACACGTGAAAAACTTATCGGAAACTACAACAGCCAGATCAGCCAGATAGACCGGGAACTGACTGCAAAGGTGAGAACAGTAAGAGCACTCGACCGCGACCTTGATACCTTAAGAGCGAACTACGCCAACATGGTGTATTATGCCTATAAGCACCGGAGCGCGTACGACAAATTGTTGTTTCTTTTTTCAGCAAAAGATTTTAATGATGCATTTATCCGACTGAAGTATATTAAACGCTACAGTGCATACCGCCGCATGCAGGCAGAACTGATCCGTACCACGCAAAAAGACCTGGCGAAAAAAATGTCGCAGCTTAAAGTGCAGCGCACCGCTAAGAAACAGGTGCTTACCGAGCAGGAAGACCAGAAGAAAAAACTGGCCAGAGAAAAAGCAGAGAAAGATAAACTGGCGAAATCATTCAGCAGCCAGGAAAAACAACTGAAGACAGCCCTGGCGAAAAAGAAAAAGGAACAGGAGCAGTTGAAAAAGCAAATTGCCGATCTGATTCGGAAGGAGATCGAAGAATCGAAAAAGAAAAACGGCACGGCGTCCGGCAAGTCTTCCACGGGTGCATCACTGGGACTGACGCCGGAAGCGGCTGCCCTTTCAGCAAGCTTTGCATCCAATCAGGGCAAACTGCCATGGCCGGTTTCGAAAGGCGAAATAACGGAAACGTTTGGCGAACATGAACATGCCATACTTGAAAATGTGATGACGAAGAATAACGGTGTGGACATTAAGACCGTGCCTGGCGCAGACGCAAGAGCTGTTTTTAGAGGAACCGTTGTCAGCATTATCTCCAATCCGGGCTACCACAAAGGCGTGCTGATCAAGCATGGAGAATATTATACTGTTTACAGCAACCTCGCTTCCGTAAAGGTGAAAGCCAACCAGGAAGTGGAAACCAAGCAGTCCATCGGTACAGTTTTTACCAATGAAAGTGGTGAAGCCACTGTTCACCTGGAAATATGGAAGGGTACTACACTGCTGAATCCTGAGAGCTGGATCATCGCCAAATAATTTTCCTTGCCCGGATTTTAAACCTTCAGGTATGGTTATTGTCTGTACATGGAATTCCGGCAGCACAATATTTCCGGCTGCCAATAGTTAAATCATTCCTCACCAAAACAAATCAGTCAAGATGAGAAGCATTCATTTTTTTTCCATTGTGCTTGCATTGCTTGTGAGCAACATGATGTTATCCTGTCAAAAGGACGATAATAATACAGACACCACCGCTGCCACAGATAATGCACTTGCGGAGGGTGAATCCGGCAAGGTGATTGATGCCATTAATGCTGTAGCGGAGAGCTATGGCGTAGGCAAGCCCGACGGTACACAGGAGACGATGGAAGATTCTCTCTTTTCACCTTGTGCCACCATTACCGTGGATACAGTGGATGCCTTGAAAACCATTACCATAGATTTCGGGCCGGTACCGTGCCAGTGTGTGAACTGGGATAATAAATTCCGCCAGGGGAAAATCACTGCAACGTGGAGTGGCGGCTACCGCGAAGCCGGAACCGTTATCACCGTGGTAACCTCAGATTATTATGCTGGTTATTCCGCCTCCACTATGAACAAACACGATTATGTGAAGACGATTACTAACGAAGGCCTCAATGCGAATGGTAACCTGCATTTTTCCGTGGTCGTTTCCGCGGCAACAGTAACGCTTTACAGCGGTGAAACTATCACGTGGCAATCAACACGCGACCGTGAGTGGACTGAAGGATCTTCCACACTGCCGCCCTTTGATGACGTTTACCTGATTACAGGTGGCGCTTCAGGCGTCGACCGTAACGGAAATGCATTTACCGTAACCATTACCAATCCATTACAGGTGCAGTTCTGCCCGTGGATTGTAAGTGGTACCGTGGAAACCGTGCATGAAGGATCCCCGGCCAGGATACTCGACTATGGAGATGGTGAATGTGATAATAAGGCAACGATCACCATCAATGGTGCGGTGTACCCGATCAGCCTGTAAAAGAGGAGTTGATTTTTTTACATGGGGAAATTCCGGCAGGAGTTTCCCCATGTATTTTTGAGGTATGCGGGTGGCGTTTCATGCAAATACAGGCGCCATGATTTAGTGCCGCGTATTACAGCAGATTGTTTGCTGCAGCGATGCGAATCGGTTCCTGAAAATCATATTGCGCAGGGGATTTGCATCAACATGGCCGTATGGTTCAAAGCTGCTGCATCCTGCTTACCTTTGATGTCATAACATATTCACGATCATGTTCCAGATAAAAAATTACATCAATGGACAATTGGTGGATCCCGTTTCAAAAAAATACCTGGATAACTATCATCCTGCCATAGGTGAAGTGTATGCACAGGTGCCGGATTCGGAAGAAGCGGATGTGGAACTGGCAGTATCTGCCGCTGTAACTGCATTTGACAGCTGGAGCAACATGCCTGCTGAAGAGCGTTGCCGGATAATGCTCCGGATAGCGGATATGATTGACGAGAAGAATGATTGCCTGGCTGAGGTGGAATCCACAGACAATGGCAAGCCGAAGAAACTGGCTGCCACGCTGGATATTCCGCGTGCCGCATCCAACTTCCGTTTTTTTGCGACTGCCGTATTGCAGTTTCCCAGTGAATCGCATCACATGGAAAACAGCGCAATTAATTATACACTACGGCGACCGATCGGAGTAGTCGGATGTATTTCACCATGGAATTTGCCGCTCTATTTATTTACCTGGAAAATTGCTCCTGCCCTTGCCGCGGGCAATTGTGTGATCGCCAAGCCCAGCGAAGTAACACCGATGACGGGTTATGAGCTGGCGAAGATCTGCATGGAAGCAGGTTTGCCCGCAGGAGTGCTGAATATTGTGCATGGCAACGGGCCGAATTGCGGTGCCGCTATAGTCAGTCATCCGGGCATCAAAGCTATTTCGTTCACCGGCAGCACGAGAGCAGGAAAAGAGATTGCATCCGTTGCGGCGCCAATGTTCAAAAAACTTTCACTGGAACTGGGCGGCAAAAATCCTAATATCATCTTCGCGGATTGCGATTTTGATAAAATGTTACGCACCACCTTGCTGTCTTCTTTCAGCAACCAGGGTGAGATCTGCCTGTGTGGTTCCAGGATACTGATTGAAAGGCCGCTTTATGAAAAATTCAAATCTGCATTTGTGGCGGCAACGCGGGCGCTGACAGTGGGCGATCCGCTGGAGGCAGCAACACAGATCGGTGCCATTGTTTCCCGTCAGCATTTTGATAAGATCAACTATCATATCAACCTTGCAAGAGAAGAAGGTGGAATTGTTTTATGCGGCGGAAAAGTGGTGAACCCGGAAGGCCGTTGCAAGCATGGATGGTTTATTGAACCAACCATTATTGAAGGGTTGCCCTGGCATTGCCGGACCAACCAGGAAGAAATATTCGGCCCTGTTGTCACCATCATGCCCTTTGACACAGAAGCTGAAGCATTAGAACTCGCCAACAGCACCATGTACGGCCTGGCCGCAAGCATCTGGACGGAAAACCTCACGCGTGCACACCGCGTAGCGGCGCAGGTACAAAGCGGCATCATCTGGATCAACTGCTGGCTGCACCGTGATTTACGCACCCCTTTTGGCGGCATGAAAAATTCAGGAGTAGGACGCGAAGGCGGTAATGAAGCGATGCGCTTTTTTACGGAAGCCAAGAATGTGTGCGTGAAGCTATAGATCCGCTTTCCCGATCACATAGTTTTTTCCTTTTTCAGCATAAAGAAAAAACTGGCGGTCAGCAACCTGTTCGCAAACTTTCGGTCGCAGTATTTCACCCTGGTCCTGGTTGCTGAAAAGTAAGCTCTTCTTCCACTTGCCGTCAGCACCTATGGTTACGAGGGTGGCAACAGATCGTTTGACACCCGAATATTTTGCCACCTTCGAAGGATCGGTAACCAGGAGGTTGTCCGGATTGTCGTTGAAGAGCAGGTAAATCTTATCACCGCCAACGGCATAAGCATAAGAAGAGTAGTAACCTCCATCATCGGTTGTCACCTGCCGTTTGGGAATTTTAGTGGCCCAAGCGACAGATGCATCAGGATTGATATTGATGGCCATCACATCATTGTAGTTAAAATAATAAGTTGTACGCGTGGTGTAGGTGCTTCCCGTGTAATAACGGGTGGTACGCGACTCCACAAAATATTGTTCTGCCAGCAGCAGTACGCCGCCATCGGAACGGATGATGATGTTGTCGAGGTCGTAGCTGTAAAGCTCCGCATCCTTTTTATCTACCTGGCTCCTGGAAAAAAGTTCGAGAAACGAAGCATCAAAAGGTTTAGTGCCTTGCCTGATGATGCTGCCGGTAGCGGCATTGATCAGTGTGAATGAAATGCCTTTGATGCTATAGGTACCCTGTGTGGAATAGAATCCGGCGACGGCCAGCTTATCATCGCGGGTAATATTAAAACCAACATCCGTAATAAACTGATTCGGCACTGATATATCATATTCCTTGGCCACCGATCCGCTATCACGGTAAGCGAGTATCTTATAGGCATAGTTAGCCATGCCATTGCGTTTCTCTTTTAATTTCTCAAAGTACAACCTGCCGCTGAGGTAAATATTTCCTTTATTATCAAGCAAGAGTTTTTCCCGGTTAAAAAGCTCGCTTTCATAGGGCAGTGTGATGTCTTTCGACCAAAGCAATTTCATGCTGCCATCAAATACACGGGTGGTGAATGTTTCTTTTAACTGCTTTTCATCGTGCAATGCTGCGATGATGGCGATCTTGCTCTTATCGGCAGGCAGCTGATACCTGAATTCGCCCTGCCTGCTGCGGGAATTGTAAGCAATAGCGGCAATCTTTACAGGTGTTCCTGTCAGTAACAGCGTTTTCTTATCAATGAACTGATAGTAAAGCTCTGTCTTTTCCTCTTTTCTGTTCACATATGTAAAGCAGGCAAGCAGGTGGCCATCCAGATACTTCACCATATCCATTTCAGCCACCATGCCATTAACACCTGGTGCCAGTTCCTGTCGTTTTCTCATCTTGAGGTCATTACCATATGATTCAACGATGAATCCAACGGTGGTGCCAAAAAATCCGGCTGCGGAATTATTTATTTTTTTCCGCAGAATATAAAAGCCGTTTTCATCTTCACCAAGATAATCATCAATGGTGGCGTTGGCAGGTTCTTTCATTTCCGTGCTCAGGCGTAATTTTGA
This genomic interval carries:
- a CDS encoding lycopene cyclase domain-containing protein; translation: MKGTYLLVNFLAVSVPFVFSFHPKIKFNRNFSAFFKANLIAAALFLVWDVIFTAKGVWSFNPDYTLGIEIYNLPIEEILFFLCIPFACTFSYHCAGIFWKIKWRNSTENIFVLLLSALLLVAGIVFREKAYTSVTCLVTAALLLSLKYYFKADWLAQFFLVYLFLLIPFFVVNGILTGTGLEEPVVLYNNSENLGIRLLTIPVEDTFYGMALIMLNVFLFERFRKN
- a CDS encoding oligosaccharide flippase family protein, translated to MHPLVKKLAQQTAIYGLSSILARFLNYALVPIQTRVFHPDQFGVVTQFFAYTGFLNIIFTYGMETAFFRFANHKDDQKQVYDTGLAAMIFSSCLFAAIIIIFRFPIAGMMQFSGHTEYVTMLALILALDALVTIPFARLRQENRPLKFATFKIISIGINVLLNIFFLLVCPWILRNSSWAAWHPFINMVYHPGIGVGYIFIANLVASGVTVLIMGQYFFIRHWHFQTKLLKEMLRYTWPLIIVGLAGMGNELLSRVLLTRRWNGSYDEAIHALGVFGACYKMSLLMTLFVQAYRMAAEPFFFGESKKLNPQLTYARTMNYFVIFCGFIFLLVVLFMDVLKKIFMGAEYFEGIRVVPVLLLASFFLGVYYNLTIWYKLTNKNFAGSLIAIGGLLITLLLNWWWIPRYGYYGSSWVTFICYGGMMVVSYFLGQKYYPVPYDVMRFFVYVGMAVAFYFLHLQLVPLLPASLAMLSYLLAFLILGAYIGLAYLFETGRWKVFKAIQ
- the dut gene encoding dUTP diphosphatase; amino-acid sequence: MKVKVINHSPHALPAYETAGSAGLDLRAWLQEPVELKPLERKLIPTGLFIELPSGHEAQIRPRSGLAAKKGLTLLNTPGTIDSDYRGEIKVIMVNVSDATQIIENGERIAQMIIARYERIEWQLTTELEATDRGAGGFGHTGIK
- a CDS encoding NTP transferase domain-containing protein; translated protein: MRVIVPMAGMGKRMRPHTLTTPKPLIPVAGKPIVQRLVEYLGEMCEDKIEHIAFVVGDFGKEAEKGLCKIADDLGAKCSIHHQAEPLGTAHAILCAKEHLKEHVIIAFADTLFYADFKVDEDADGVIWVQKVENPQQFGVVKLAPEGHISEFIEKSPVIVSNLAIIGIYYFRDGENLKHELQYLLDHDIKEKGEYQLTTAMEHMKNKGLKLFPGEVAQWLDCGNKDATVDTNKQVLEHEKNKRLIDKSALIENSTIIPPTYIGADVVIKNSVIGPHVSIGQKTVVENAVIRNSVIQSHSRIKNRILQNSMVGNHVSLNGRIDELSVGDYSTDN
- a CDS encoding tetratricopeptide repeat protein; the encoded protein is MKLGNAIKLLLLIAGLQFLHACSAPKEGTATAPKDGAPDAKATVDEARLREAEAKLIEAKKMELLGDEQAAMGLYKECIRLDPGNDAAFYDAATILFRQKQYQEALAYVAQAVKLQPENSWYLDLYGTLLGGIGNYKEAVKVYQQMVQLDQDNTDAWFNWAFFLDQNRQTEEAINVFNKIEARFGVNEDISLEKEKMWLKLGKVDKAADELNNLIAAFPDEPRYYAMLVDLYMANKMEDKAFVVLQQMISIDPDNPRANLVMADYYRKKGEQQKSFDALERAFANPELQADVKISMLATFLPLMQTDTAAKSEALVLGKLLVSVHPGDPMAHALLGDILYQHDQVDEALDEYKQSLEIDNSRFMVWQQVMLLYDREQNRDSLLAVSNRAVELFPDQGMAYYFNGYANMQLKKYSDAIASLGKAAAMGSEDKQFIAQLYSFMGDAYFSLQNATASDSCYELALVFDPQNAYVLNNYSYYLSLRGMKLDEAKKMAERANNLAPNTAAYEDTYGWVLYKLGEYASAKEWIEKSLKNGSADDGTVLEHYGDVLFKLGDVDGAVQYWMKAKEKHVESETIDRKIAGRKMYD
- a CDS encoding DUF4292 domain-containing protein; translated protein: MIKIIPAAISCLLLFAGCETTSKITTAPVAATAKNSASKALLDSVRMHAFYFDWFTGKAKVEVLQGTDKTEFTASLRMRQDSAIWVSISPALGIEAARVLMTKDSVHIIDRINNEQYSTDYHIFNQYTSLPVTFSLIQDLITGAPLIIGEQEFVVAENDSAYILQWQNAMQSNRIAVDRNFRPVEQHITDSTMAGVNITQRQYDIPYTSPFSLWRKIEMIRPRQMEIILTFSKIRINEPVKLPFNGKD
- a CDS encoding peptidoglycan DD-metalloendopeptidase family protein, whose amino-acid sequence is MVTTGYDEGTSARRQLHALSSVTVGFRFLCFARISLVFLLLFTTITATTAQTNKDDLEKKKEQLLKEIETMQQQLDQTKKSKNANLSQLAALKKQIKTREKLIGNYNSQISQIDRELTAKVRTVRALDRDLDTLRANYANMVYYAYKHRSAYDKLLFLFSAKDFNDAFIRLKYIKRYSAYRRMQAELIRTTQKDLAKKMSQLKVQRTAKKQVLTEQEDQKKKLAREKAEKDKLAKSFSSQEKQLKTALAKKKKEQEQLKKQIADLIRKEIEESKKKNGTASGKSSTGASLGLTPEAAALSASFASNQGKLPWPVSKGEITETFGEHEHAILENVMTKNNGVDIKTVPGADARAVFRGTVVSIISNPGYHKGVLIKHGEYYTVYSNLASVKVKANQEVETKQSIGTVFTNESGEATVHLEIWKGTTLLNPESWIIAK
- a CDS encoding aldehyde dehydrogenase; this encodes MFQIKNYINGQLVDPVSKKYLDNYHPAIGEVYAQVPDSEEADVELAVSAAVTAFDSWSNMPAEERCRIMLRIADMIDEKNDCLAEVESTDNGKPKKLAATLDIPRAASNFRFFATAVLQFPSESHHMENSAINYTLRRPIGVVGCISPWNLPLYLFTWKIAPALAAGNCVIAKPSEVTPMTGYELAKICMEAGLPAGVLNIVHGNGPNCGAAIVSHPGIKAISFTGSTRAGKEIASVAAPMFKKLSLELGGKNPNIIFADCDFDKMLRTTLLSSFSNQGEICLCGSRILIERPLYEKFKSAFVAATRALTVGDPLEAATQIGAIVSRQHFDKINYHINLAREEGGIVLCGGKVVNPEGRCKHGWFIEPTIIEGLPWHCRTNQEEIFGPVVTIMPFDTEAEALELANSTMYGLAASIWTENLTRAHRVAAQVQSGIIWINCWLHRDLRTPFGGMKNSGVGREGGNEAMRFFTEAKNVCVKL